A region of the Methylobacterium nodulans ORS 2060 genome:
GTGTTCTTGTCGATGTCCTCCAAGAGCGCCATGGCCGGCTTGGCGAGGCGCGATTCCGTGTAGCGCATCGCCGCCGGCGGATCGCCGTCGATCGAGCCGAAATTGCCCTGGCCGTCCACCAGCATGATCCGCATGGCGAAATCCTGCGCCATGCGCACTAGCGCGTCGTAGATCGACTGGTCGCCATGCGGGTGATACTGACCCATCACGTCGCCGACGATGCGCGCCGACTTGACGTATTTGCGGTCCGGCAGGTAGCCGTTCTCATACATCGAGTAGAGGATGCGGCGATGCACGGGCTTGAGCCCGTCGCGCGCATCCGGCAGCGCCCGGCTCACGATCACGCTCATGGCGTAATCGAGGTAGGAGCGGCGCATCTCGTCGGTGATGGAAACGGGCTTGATGTCGCTGGCGGGCGGAGGCGCGCCGGTCTCGTCGTTCTTCTCTGCCAAGGTCACACTCTCGCGGGGGCCGACAGGGCCGCCCTGCAAATAGCCGATTTCCGGCCCAGCCGCCACCCGCGTGACGGCTGCCGGAAACTATGAGAATTCAAGGTTTTAGATGGTGTGTGCGAGGGCGCTCCGCAAGCCGGGCCTGCCTGCCCGGATCCGTCTTCGGCCGCCGGGGCTGCACACCCCTGGCAAGCCTGACCGCACAATCGGACGATCAGGCGGGGCGGTCCTCATGGGCTGCCCCGCATTGGATGTCAGTCGACGGTGGCGGCCGCCTTGGCGATGTGGGACGACGCTTGGTGGCGGCGCCGGATCAGATCGGCCAACTGGTCGACCTCGTCAGTCGTGTTGAACAGCCGAGGAAGAGCTCATTCCCGCCGAGATCGTCGAGCGCCTGCTCAGCGGCGCGAACCGAATCCGGGTCTGGCGCGAGTACCGCGGGCTGACCGCCAAGGCGCTTGCCGAGAAGGCGGGGATTGCGCAGCCCTTCCTGTCGCAGATCGAGACGGGCCGCCGGGAAGGCACGATCGACACGTTGCGCAAGCTGGCCCAGGCGCTCAACCTCACCTTGGACGATCTGGTCGGCTGACCGCATCAGCGCATGCCCGCCAGAAAGTCGGCCCGGGTTTCAAGGGTGCAGCGACAGTTCACGGTCTCGGCCGCCGGGGCATTCGAATCGCCTGGGTAACGCAGCCGCGGTAGCGAGCGCTGGTCGCGCGAGGAGCCGCTACGTTTCACCTGGGGAGGATGGGGCGGCGGCAAAGATCTGCCGGAGGCTGTGGCCTCTCTGGCGGGAGCGGCACGGGCTTGCGCAATTCCTCAGGCTGGCGGGGTAGAGTTCACCTGGTTGGCTTCAAGTCAGGTGTCCGGGATGCCTGCCCGGTCCATGGGCGTGGCGCGGGTCACGGGGGAGCCACGCGTCATGCCGGTGGGCAAGGCTGCTTGCGGCTTGACCTGTTTCCCGATTGTCGGAGCGATCCTCGCTCGCGCATCCGGTCGTACATCACTGTCTCTGCGGAGAACACGAGCCTGAGCGCGGAACGTCGCGGCGCCAGCCATTGTTGGTCTCCTGCCCGGCCCCCGGGTGAGCCGGGAGACATGGCTTGAGCATTGTTGGCCTCATCCTGGGCCGTCGACTGGCGAATCGCGAGTATGGCGAGCGGAAGATTGGCGCCTTCGAGGGCCTGCCAGCCATGGGCCTCGACGGCCTCGGCTCGTCCGCTTACGGGCCCGAGGCGGCCCTCACCGTCCTGAGGCCGCTCGGCGCGGCAAGCCTCGCCTCTATCGGCTGGGTCACGGCGCCGATCGTGGCGCTCCTCGTTGTCCTGTTCGTTTCGTACTGGCAGACGATCCGGGCCTACCCCACCAACGGCGGAGCCTACGTCGTCGCCAAGGAAAATCTCGGCACGAACGCCAGCCTGCTCGCGGCCGCGGCGCTGATGATCGACTACGTCCTCAACGTCGCCGTCGGCATCTCGGCAGGGGTGGCGGCGCTGGTGTCGGCTGTCCCAGCGCTGCATCCCTATATCCTGCCGCTGTGCCTCGGCATCCTCCTCCTGGTCACGATCGTCAACCTGCGCGGCACGCTCGATGCCGGCCGCCTGTTCGCCCTCCCGACCTACACCTTCGTGGCGAGCTTCGCGGCCATCCTGGGCATCGGGATCTACAACACCGTGACGTCGGGAGGCAGCCCGCACCCTGTCGTGCCCCCGCCCCATCTCCCCGAGGCGGCGGAGGCCGTGAGCGTGTGGCTGCTGCTGCGCGCCTTCGCCGGCGGCTGCACGGCCATGACTGGCGTGGAGGCCGTCAGCAATGGGATGAGCGCCTTCCGCGAACCGCCGGTCAAACACGGACACCGGACGCTGACCGCCATCGTGGTCATCCTGGGCAGCCTCCTCGCGGGCATCGCCTATCTCGCCACCGCCTATCGCGTCGGTGCCATGGATCAAACCCAAGGAGGCTACCGCAGCGTCCTCTCCCAGCTCGCGAGCGCGGTCATCGGCGAAGGCGTCTTCTACTACGTGGCCATGGGCTCCCTGCTCTGCGTCCTGGCCCTGTCGGCGAACACGAGCTTCGTCGATTTCCCACGTCTCTGCCGGGCCGTCGCACAGGACGGATTCTTGCCGAAGCCCTTCGCGGTCGTCGGGCGGCGCCTCGTGTTCTCGGTCGGCATCCTCTATCTGGCCGCTACGGCCGGGATCCTCCTCACGGTGTTCGGCGGGATCACCGATCACCTGATCCCGCTGTTTGCCATTGGCGCCTTCATGACCTTCACCATGTCGCAGACCGGCATGGTGGCGCACTGGCTCCGCGCCATCCGTCATGCCACATCCGCCCGCGAACGCTGGGCTCACAAGGTTCATCTCGCCATCAATGCGGTCGGCGCCACGACGACCGGGGTGGCCCTCATCGTGATCCTGTCCGCCAAGTTCCTGGAGGGCGCATGGATCACGGTCGTGGTCATGCCGCTGGTTATCGTGCTCCTGAAGGCGGTCCGGAGCTACTACGA
Encoded here:
- a CDS encoding APC family permease translates to MSIVGLILGRRLANREYGERKIGAFEGLPAMGLDGLGSSAYGPEAALTVLRPLGAASLASIGWVTAPIVALLVVLFVSYWQTIRAYPTNGGAYVVAKENLGTNASLLAAAALMIDYVLNVAVGISAGVAALVSAVPALHPYILPLCLGILLLVTIVNLRGTLDAGRLFALPTYTFVASFAAILGIGIYNTVTSGGSPHPVVPPPHLPEAAEAVSVWLLLRAFAGGCTAMTGVEAVSNGMSAFREPPVKHGHRTLTAIVVILGSLLAGIAYLATAYRVGAMDQTQGGYRSVLSQLASAVIGEGVFYYVAMGSLLCVLALSANTSFVDFPRLCRAVAQDGFLPKPFAVVGRRLVFSVGILYLAATAGILLTVFGGITDHLIPLFAIGAFMTFTMSQTGMVAHWLRAIRHATSARERWAHKVHLAINAVGATTTGVALIVILSAKFLEGAWITVVVMPLVIVLLKAVRSYYDEVAARVREPGPLDLRETEPPVVLVALEDWNKVGDRALAFAMSLSPDVVGVHLIQLEGPDEEERHRILRAQWKKDVEEPARRAGLAPPRLVILRAGRRTIYEPILELARELQARFGGRRIAVLIPELVQQRWYQTIMHTHRARRLRSRLLKHGGPRLTVVNVPWYLDEMEAPARPRVAA